The Candidatus Scalindua japonica genome includes the window ACAACATTGTGTCGAAGGATAACTTTTTGTGATAGTGGCTTGGTTTATTCATATTGCAGAGATTTAAATAATAATAACTGTCGAAAACAAGTTTTTAAAATGATGCTTGACAATATATCAATTTGCAATAGACTAAAGCTAGTCTGTTAATGCGTAACAGGTAAAAAGAGGTAAATCCCTATTTTCAAAATGAGATCAGAAATTCCAGAATACAGGTTTGAATTAAAAACACCAGAATTTCAAAAGACCGATGATGAGTTTGACATCTGGTTTCTTGAAGGTGTTCTTCAAAAATATCCGGCCTATGTCGAATGCCTGATGTACCTTGGCAATGCGTATACCGCTACCGGGATGTATGAGAAAGGATTAAAGGTTGATTTGAAACTTGCGAGGCTTAGGCCCAAAGATCCCCTTGTACACTACAATCTCGCCTGTAGTTTTTCATTGTTGGGAAGGCTTGATGAATCGTTAGAATCTTTAGAGAGAGCGGTTGGTCTGGGTTATGACGATTTGATGCATCTGGTCAATGACGGCGATCTGGACAGCTTGAGAGATGAGGAGGGCTATAAAGCATTAATTGATAAGATGAAAAAATCATCGAAAAAATTTGTTTAGTGTAACCCTATGAATTAAGATTTTTAAGATTTTCTTCAAAAGCTAATTTTATCCCCTCCAATGTTAAATAGGGAATAAATTTGTCAATTTCCGGAATATCTTTTTTAAACGTCTTTGCATCTCCACCTGTTGCAATAGTATATTCCAAATATCCGTAACTTCTATTTAACTCTTTTACTATGTGGATTATGGAGCCTACAGTACCAAAATAGATTCCCCCCTTGATCGCATCCTCCACATTTTTCCCAATTATTTTTGCAGGTCTTTTTATGTTTACTTCTGGTAAAAGTGCAGTTTGTTTATTCAGAGCATAAGCGCTTGTCCTTATTCCGGGAAGTATCAAACCACCCATAAATTC containing:
- a CDS encoding TPR end-of-group domain-containing protein, whose product is MRSEIPEYRFELKTPEFQKTDDEFDIWFLEGVLQKYPAYVECLMYLGNAYTATGMYEKGLKVDLKLARLRPKDPLVHYNLACSFSLLGRLDESLESLERAVGLGYDDLMHLVNDGDLDSLRDEEGYKALIDKMKKSSKKFV